From the Pseudomonas putida genome, one window contains:
- the hemL gene encoding glutamate-1-semialdehyde 2,1-aminomutase has protein sequence MSRSEALFAQAQKHIPGGVNSPVRAFKSVGGTPLFFKHAEGAYVVDEDDKRYVDYVGSWGPMILGHGHPDVLDAVRRQLEHGLSYGAPTAMETEMADLVCSLVPSMEMVRMVSSGTEATMSAIRLARGYTGRDAIIKFEGCYHGHSDSLLVKAGSGLLTQGVPSSAGVPADFAKHTLTLPFNDIAAVEKTLAEVGQTVACIIVEPVAGNMNCVPPAPGFLEGLREQCDKHGVVLIFDEVMTGFRVSLGGAQGYYGIKPDLSTFGKIVGGGMPVGCFGGKREIMGCIAPLGPVYQAGTLSGNPLAMAAGLTTLKLISRPGFHDELTDFTSRMLDGLQQRADAAGVPFVTTQAGAMFGLYFSGADDIVTFDDVMASDAERFKRFFHLMLDGGVYLAPSAFEAGFTSIAHGEKELQITLDAAEKAFAALK, from the coding sequence ATGTCCCGTTCCGAAGCCCTGTTCGCCCAAGCCCAGAAGCACATCCCTGGCGGCGTCAACTCGCCAGTCCGCGCCTTCAAGAGCGTCGGCGGCACCCCACTGTTCTTCAAGCATGCCGAAGGCGCCTACGTCGTCGACGAAGATGACAAGCGCTACGTCGACTACGTAGGCTCGTGGGGCCCGATGATCCTCGGCCACGGCCACCCGGACGTGCTCGATGCGGTCCGCCGCCAGCTGGAACACGGCCTGTCCTACGGCGCACCGACTGCGATGGAAACCGAGATGGCCGACCTGGTCTGCTCTCTGGTGCCGTCGATGGAAATGGTGCGCATGGTCAGCTCCGGCACCGAAGCGACCATGAGCGCCATCCGCCTGGCCCGCGGCTACACCGGCCGTGACGCCATCATCAAGTTCGAAGGCTGCTACCACGGCCACTCCGACAGCCTGCTGGTCAAGGCCGGTTCCGGCCTGCTGACCCAAGGCGTGCCGAGTTCGGCAGGTGTACCGGCGGACTTCGCCAAGCACACCCTGACCCTGCCGTTCAACGACATCGCTGCAGTCGAGAAGACCCTCGCCGAAGTCGGCCAGACCGTGGCCTGCATCATCGTCGAACCGGTGGCCGGCAACATGAACTGCGTACCGCCGGCGCCAGGCTTCCTCGAAGGCCTGCGCGAGCAGTGCGACAAGCACGGTGTGGTATTGATCTTCGACGAAGTGATGACCGGTTTCCGCGTCTCGCTCGGCGGCGCCCAGGGTTACTACGGGATCAAGCCAGACCTGTCGACCTTCGGCAAGATCGTTGGCGGTGGCATGCCGGTCGGTTGCTTCGGTGGCAAACGCGAAATCATGGGCTGCATCGCCCCGCTGGGCCCGGTCTACCAGGCCGGCACCCTGTCGGGCAACCCGCTGGCCATGGCCGCCGGCCTGACCACCCTGAAGCTGATCAGCCGCCCCGGCTTCCATGATGAGCTGACCGACTTCACCAGCCGTATGCTCGATGGCCTGCAACAGCGTGCCGATGCCGCAGGCGTACCGTTCGTCACCACCCAGGCGGGCGCCATGTTCGGCCTGTATTTCAGTGGTGCCGACGACATCGTCACCTTCGACGACGTGATGGCCAGCGATGCCGAACGCTTCAAGCGGTTCTTCCACCTGATGCTCGACGGCGGCGTGTACCTGGCGCCAAGTGCATTCGAGGCGGGCTTCACGTCGATCGCGCACGGTGAAAAAGAACTGCAGATCACCCTGGATGCGGCTGAAAAAGCCTTTGCCGCGCTGAAGTGA
- a CDS encoding PAAR domain-containing protein gives MSLRINILGRGQGLDGDETSTGAICIANQSIGFSSGIAWLFEGDKTTDCPRCGEAGTIIEGEPCWTQNGIPTAVDGALVKCGCPLGDNRLVAPLHQGPAPRRAPPPTVVAVAPAQAYASTLERTSYHATTVQPPTMTQSQEPGFYIVPRCMTYQEILIELGAPQANLPSSILERLNPTFQQGFKAGEIFVISDGLSRPACTREELIAMSAAQQAREALADLTDEEADFMMRHQAEIAGLLSDVSLTMGVSQAMMARSLDELSNILRTIEELHQQQFAKHGHLRSPAFFAERKKLFKQLDANLKATFLNKRMNLGNYEKLRRDLGISSKSLVHHWSKAGAPGHIPGYSTHLNKLARLSKFLKAGGNVGIAIGGAGSALKIYEACQAGSSGTCRKTQFTEIGNFSVGLAGGIAGAKAGGAIAVTACWVTGPGTPVCSLVVTGIGALAGSVGGMKLGEIIGEAVYEVFDNE, from the coding sequence ATGAGCTTACGCATCAATATCCTAGGCCGAGGTCAGGGCCTGGACGGAGACGAAACCAGCACAGGTGCCATTTGCATCGCCAACCAGTCCATCGGCTTTTCGAGCGGCATTGCCTGGCTGTTTGAAGGGGACAAGACCACTGACTGCCCGCGCTGTGGTGAGGCCGGGACCATCATCGAAGGAGAGCCATGCTGGACGCAGAACGGCATACCCACTGCGGTTGACGGCGCGTTGGTCAAATGTGGCTGCCCCTTGGGCGACAATCGCCTGGTTGCGCCGCTGCATCAAGGCCCTGCGCCGCGCCGCGCACCTCCTCCAACGGTTGTTGCAGTTGCGCCAGCACAGGCTTACGCAAGCACTCTGGAAAGGACTAGCTACCACGCTACAACAGTTCAGCCACCGACAATGACGCAAAGCCAGGAGCCTGGCTTCTACATCGTGCCGCGGTGCATGACGTACCAAGAAATCCTGATTGAACTCGGCGCACCGCAAGCCAACCTGCCCAGTTCTATCCTGGAGCGCCTGAACCCGACCTTTCAGCAAGGGTTCAAGGCAGGCGAGATCTTCGTCATCAGCGACGGTCTCAGCCGCCCTGCCTGCACCCGTGAAGAGCTGATCGCAATGAGCGCGGCGCAACAGGCTCGGGAAGCATTGGCAGATCTGACGGACGAAGAAGCCGACTTCATGATGCGCCATCAAGCTGAGATCGCCGGGTTGCTCAGTGATGTGAGCCTGACGATGGGCGTAAGCCAGGCGATGATGGCCAGGTCGCTGGATGAGTTGAGCAACATCTTGCGAACGATCGAAGAATTGCATCAACAGCAATTCGCCAAGCACGGGCATCTGCGCAGCCCGGCGTTCTTTGCTGAACGCAAAAAACTGTTCAAGCAACTGGATGCAAATTTGAAAGCAACCTTTCTTAACAAGCGCATGAATTTGGGCAACTACGAAAAGCTACGCCGTGACTTGGGGATTTCCTCGAAAAGCCTGGTACATCACTGGAGTAAAGCTGGAGCGCCAGGTCATATACCCGGTTACTCGACACACTTGAATAAGCTTGCACGACTCTCCAAATTTCTTAAGGCTGGCGGCAATGTCGGAATTGCCATTGGTGGCGCTGGTTCAGCGCTTAAAATCTACGAAGCCTGTCAAGCGGGCAGCAGCGGCACTTGCAGAAAAACACAGTTTACTGAAATAGGAAATTTTTCGGTCGGACTCGCCGGGGGGATAGCTGGAGCGAAAGCGGGTGGCGCAATCGCTGTTACAGCCTGCTGGGTAACCGGACCAGGTACCCCTGTATGTTCATTGGTTGTAACAGGTATTGGTGCGCTGGCTGGCAGCGTTGGGGGAATGAAGCTCGGGGAGATAATAGGGGAAGCGGTTTACGAGGTATTCGACAATGAATGA
- a CDS encoding hydroxymethylpyrimidine/phosphomethylpyrimidine kinase encodes MNTYSSRPVVLCLSGHDPSGGAGLQADIEALIAQGCHAAPTVTALTVQDTVNVSDFRVLDREWVLAQANAVLTDSTVAAVKLGMLGSIDMVDTVAELLSAHPHLPLVCDPVLRAGGGGRLGKDEVGYALREHLLPLATIATPNLPEARILAELPEGTADECAEKLLPYCKHLLITGGHGDEDEIHNRLYSRDGQSHTWTCQRLPGSYHGSGCTLASALAGRLALGEQLQSAVKSALDYTWRTLRDAEQLGKGQFVPRRLPLDFCS; translated from the coding sequence ATGAATACCTACAGCTCCCGCCCAGTTGTCCTCTGTCTCTCCGGCCACGACCCAAGTGGCGGCGCCGGCTTGCAGGCAGATATCGAAGCCCTGATCGCCCAAGGCTGTCACGCCGCACCTACCGTGACCGCCCTGACCGTGCAGGATACCGTCAACGTTTCCGACTTCCGCGTGCTCGACCGCGAGTGGGTCCTGGCCCAGGCCAATGCCGTACTGACCGACTCCACGGTCGCAGCGGTCAAGCTGGGCATGCTCGGCTCGATCGACATGGTCGACACCGTCGCCGAACTGCTCAGTGCCCACCCGCACCTGCCGCTGGTCTGCGACCCTGTACTCCGTGCCGGCGGCGGTGGCCGCCTGGGCAAGGACGAAGTCGGCTATGCATTGCGCGAACACTTGCTGCCACTGGCGACCATTGCCACACCGAACCTGCCAGAGGCGCGCATTCTGGCCGAACTGCCTGAAGGCACTGCCGACGAGTGTGCCGAAAAACTGTTGCCGTACTGTAAACACCTGTTGATTACCGGTGGTCACGGCGACGAGGACGAAATCCACAATCGCCTGTACAGCCGCGACGGCCAGAGCCACACCTGGACCTGCCAGCGTCTGCCGGGCAGCTACCACGGTTCGGGCTGCACCCTGGCCAGCGCCCTGGCCGGTCGCCTGGCCCTTGGCGAGCAACTGCAAAGCGCGGTGAAAAGCGCCCTGGACTACACCTGGCGCACCCTGCGCGATGCCGAACAGCTGGGCAAGGGCCAGTTCGTCCCACGCCGCCTGCCCCTGGATTTCTGCTCCTGA
- a CDS encoding sensor histidine kinase: protein MRYLLIVLLGLLPVLAGAVEFDEATRHLPLGKIMQVYEDRDGSASIAQVSAPIFASRFRTHHQDVLNAGYSTSVFWLKVDLHYVASADAQPRQWLLELAYPPMDHIELYLPGSDGAFRLAQRTGDALPYDSRQIRQNNYLFELPLQPGQSTTAYLRLHSQGSVQAPLALWSAEAYMEDQPTRLYVLGMIYGVLLVMAVYNLFIYLSVRDVSYLYYILYIASFGLYQVSVNGAGVAYLWPESPWWANAATPLFIGAAGLFGCQFARHFLQLGKISRSFDRLLQLLMLGGVLVMVLSVSMRYGIALRMATVLALLFTVSIFAAGLYAWVRGLRVARWFIIAWTAFLLGGLVNTLMVLGYLPNLFITMYSSQLGSALEVALLSLALADRINSMREQQAQTLRDTGEALEQMNQQLARSNHLKDEFLATVTHELRTPMNGVIGSLELMHTLPMTAEMAQYHRTAVGSAQDMMSMVDDILTLTELQAGRMRPQALPFSLRRTLQDLRAGYAGTALGKGLYLSLDIPAELPDELLGDAQKVARCLGCLVDNGLKFTHHGGVMVQVRGRRLGPDSLALTFTISDSGIGFDDLDQAILYQRFFQVDGSMTRRYGGLGIGLSICRQLAELLDAKLSHESTRGLGSRFELTLNVAVAQVQMPPGRAVSGATRF from the coding sequence ATGCGCTATTTGCTGATTGTGCTTCTGGGCTTGCTGCCCGTGCTGGCCGGAGCCGTCGAATTCGACGAGGCGACCCGGCACCTTCCATTGGGCAAGATCATGCAGGTCTACGAGGACCGTGATGGCAGCGCGAGCATTGCCCAGGTTAGCGCACCGATCTTTGCCAGCCGTTTCCGCACGCATCACCAGGACGTGCTGAACGCCGGTTACTCGACTTCGGTGTTCTGGCTCAAGGTCGACCTGCACTATGTGGCCTCTGCCGATGCGCAGCCGCGCCAGTGGTTGCTGGAGCTGGCCTACCCTCCCATGGACCATATCGAGCTGTACCTGCCGGGCAGCGATGGCGCGTTCCGCCTGGCCCAGCGTACCGGCGACGCTTTGCCCTACGACAGCCGGCAGATACGCCAGAACAATTACCTGTTCGAGCTACCGCTGCAGCCCGGGCAGTCGACCACCGCTTACCTGCGCCTGCACAGTCAGGGTTCGGTGCAGGCACCGCTGGCGTTGTGGTCAGCCGAAGCCTACATGGAAGACCAGCCGACCCGCCTCTATGTGCTGGGCATGATCTACGGCGTGCTGCTGGTGATGGCGGTGTACAACCTGTTCATCTACCTCAGCGTGCGAGACGTCAGCTACCTCTACTACATCCTCTACATTGCGTCGTTCGGCTTGTATCAGGTGTCGGTGAACGGCGCAGGGGTTGCCTACCTCTGGCCGGAAAGCCCGTGGTGGGCCAACGCCGCGACGCCGCTGTTCATCGGCGCTGCGGGCCTGTTCGGTTGCCAGTTCGCGCGTCACTTTCTGCAGTTGGGCAAAATCAGCCGTAGCTTCGACCGGCTGCTGCAGCTGTTGATGCTCGGTGGTGTGCTGGTGATGGTGCTCTCGGTGAGTATGCGCTACGGCATCGCCTTGCGCATGGCCACGGTGCTTGCCCTGCTATTTACCGTGAGTATCTTTGCCGCCGGCTTGTATGCCTGGGTGCGCGGCCTGCGCGTGGCGCGCTGGTTCATCATTGCCTGGACGGCGTTCCTGCTTGGCGGGCTGGTCAATACCCTGATGGTGCTGGGTTACCTGCCCAACCTGTTCATCACCATGTATTCCAGCCAGCTGGGGTCGGCGCTGGAAGTGGCGTTGCTGTCGCTGGCGTTGGCCGACCGCATCAACAGCATGCGCGAACAGCAGGCGCAGACCCTGCGTGATACCGGCGAGGCGTTGGAGCAGATGAACCAGCAACTGGCCAGAAGCAATCACCTGAAGGACGAGTTCCTCGCCACTGTTACCCACGAGCTGCGCACACCGATGAATGGCGTGATCGGCTCGCTGGAATTGATGCACACACTGCCCATGACTGCCGAGATGGCCCAATACCACCGCACGGCGGTCGGCTCGGCCCAGGACATGATGAGCATGGTTGACGACATTCTCACGTTGACCGAGCTGCAGGCTGGCCGCATGCGCCCGCAGGCGCTGCCGTTCAGCCTGCGGCGCACGCTGCAGGACCTGCGTGCCGGTTATGCCGGAACAGCCCTGGGCAAGGGCTTGTACCTGAGCCTGGATATCCCCGCCGAGCTGCCCGACGAGTTGCTGGGCGATGCGCAGAAAGTCGCCCGCTGCCTGGGTTGCCTGGTGGACAACGGCCTGAAGTTCACGCATCACGGTGGGGTGATGGTGCAGGTCCGCGGTCGCCGCCTTGGCCCGGACAGCCTGGCGTTGACCTTCACCATCAGCGACAGCGGCATCGGGTTCGATGACCTGGACCAGGCGATTCTCTATCAGCGGTTCTTCCAGGTCGATGGTTCGATGACCCGGCGCTATGGCGGGCTCGGGATTGGCTTGTCGATCTGCCGGCAGTTGGCCGAACTGCTCGATGCCAAGTTGTCTCATGAATCGACGCGTGGGTTGGGGAGCCGCTTTGAGCTGACCTTGAATGTGGCGGTTGCCCAGGTGCAGATGCCGCCGGGGAGGGCGGTTTCTGGCGCGACGCGATTCTGA
- the thiE gene encoding thiamine phosphate synthase gives MKLRGLYAITDSQLLAGRFLSHVEAALEGGVCLLQYRDKSDDAARRLREAEALMKLCERYGTQLIINDDAELAARLGVGVHLGQTDGPLTPARALLGRQAIIGSTCHASLELAAQAASEGASYVAFGRFFNSVTKPGAPAANVDLLEQARAQVKLPIAVIGGITLDNAAPLIAHGADLLAVIHGLFGADSAQEVTRRARAFNALFAS, from the coding sequence ATGAAGCTACGCGGTCTGTACGCAATCACCGACAGCCAGCTGCTCGCCGGCCGTTTCCTTTCCCACGTCGAAGCCGCGCTGGAAGGCGGTGTGTGCCTGCTGCAGTACCGCGACAAGAGCGACGATGCCGCCCGCCGCCTGCGCGAGGCCGAAGCGCTGATGAAGCTTTGCGAGCGCTATGGCACCCAGCTGATCATCAACGACGACGCCGAACTGGCCGCGCGCTTGGGCGTCGGTGTGCATCTGGGCCAGACCGACGGCCCGCTGACACCCGCTCGCGCGTTGCTCGGCCGCCAGGCGATCATCGGCTCCACCTGCCACGCCAGCCTCGAGCTGGCCGCCCAGGCTGCCAGCGAAGGCGCCAGCTACGTGGCCTTCGGCCGCTTTTTCAATTCCGTCACCAAGCCCGGTGCGCCGGCTGCCAACGTCGATCTGCTGGAACAGGCCCGCGCCCAGGTGAAACTGCCGATCGCCGTGATCGGTGGCATCACCCTCGACAACGCCGCCCCGCTGATCGCCCATGGCGCCGACCTGCTGGCGGTGATCCACGGCCTGTTCGGTGCCGACAGCGCGCAAGAAGTCACCCGCCGCGCCCGCGCCTTCAACGCCCTGTTCGCTTCCTGA